From the Bacteroidota bacterium genome, one window contains:
- a CDS encoding T9SS type A sorting domain-containing protein → MDALKYSYPALLVMHAVCRTLYFSYDKIKWIALLALSLHFCFPALPQANCSSPFVIDICPDSIYTQQTNFGFLDDAPVACNKPGEDVCYRIHAPNGALKLYISVYNATQPYSVLVETANCGTGPCLGGSFLSGTSHMMYIVANAFDYYIWIDSQGPMGFDFSVGADTSTTIINVPNTKGNLGFDASLCALPIFTAANPFFQVQYNGVFQTDPMTLAPLYMQGFMCVTTFFKNTTGDEGIKQFIFKFAKGFTNVQCAPVTLGFYNKGHWAGTQAGDSCTFDFVDSAGVGRGDFDGSPNSCLAYTFCFSLTPITNNKDSSSVNVSMQSDKWGTPYSATIMNGCCPLKNTFCAGQNLLNGGGGGGGFAGNATSFGFGFNDPGSTLPITLLNFNVTLGNEEALVTWTTAMEDQNNYFSIERSRNLKDWQLLSNVKSKGSSFQVQTYSFTDKKPLVGTSYYRLRQTDFNGHFTLSEVVKLSNIKNDFFIYNNATGYISIVTGSQKISSLVLFDMSGMEVKIDVKALAASYELNISSVPSGIYTLRLVLEDGSVEFAKLINL, encoded by the coding sequence ATGGATGCTTTAAAATACTCCTATCCTGCACTGCTTGTTATGCATGCTGTTTGTCGCACTTTATATTTCAGTTACGACAAAATTAAATGGATTGCTTTGCTAGCGCTATCTCTGCATTTTTGCTTTCCTGCTTTGCCACAGGCAAATTGCTCCAGCCCTTTTGTAATTGATATTTGTCCCGATTCCATCTACACACAACAAACTAATTTTGGTTTTTTAGACGATGCACCAGTAGCATGTAACAAACCGGGAGAGGATGTATGTTACCGCATTCATGCTCCCAATGGAGCATTAAAGCTTTATATTTCGGTTTATAATGCCACGCAACCTTATAGTGTTTTAGTAGAAACAGCAAACTGTGGAACCGGCCCATGTTTGGGCGGAAGCTTTCTTAGCGGAACAAGTCATATGATGTATATCGTAGCCAATGCTTTTGATTATTATATCTGGATAGATTCGCAAGGGCCAATGGGTTTTGATTTTTCGGTAGGTGCTGACACATCAACAACAATTATTAATGTTCCAAATACAAAAGGTAATTTGGGTTTTGATGCAAGTCTTTGTGCCTTGCCAATCTTTACGGCTGCAAACCCTTTTTTTCAAGTACAGTATAATGGAGTTTTTCAAACCGATCCTATGACGTTAGCACCTTTGTATATGCAAGGCTTTATGTGCGTTACTACTTTTTTTAAGAACACCACAGGTGATGAAGGCATCAAACAATTTATCTTTAAGTTTGCAAAAGGATTTACCAATGTACAATGTGCTCCCGTAACTCTGGGGTTTTATAATAAAGGTCATTGGGCAGGCACCCAAGCTGGTGACTCTTGCACATTTGATTTTGTAGATTCGGCCGGAGTAGGTCGTGGCGATTTTGATGGCAGCCCCAATTCTTGCCTTGCTTATACTTTCTGCTTTTCGCTTACACCTATCACAAACAACAAAGATTCTAGTTCGGTCAATGTATCGATGCAGTCTGATAAGTGGGGCACTCCCTATTCAGCAACGATAATGAATGGATGTTGTCCCTTGAAAAACACATTTTGTGCAGGGCAGAATTTATTAAATGGAGGTGGTGGTGGAGGTGGCTTTGCCGGTAATGCTACTTCTTTTGGGTTTGGATTTAATGATCCCGGAAGTACGTTGCCAATTACGCTTTTAAATTTTAATGTGACATTAGGAAACGAAGAAGCCCTTGTAACCTGGACCACCGCAATGGAAGATCAGAATAATTATTTTTCGATTGAGCGTTCGCGAAATTTAAAAGATTGGCAGCTTTTATCTAACGTAAAAAGCAAAGGAAGTTCATTTCAGGTGCAAACTTATTCTTTTACAGATAAGAAGCCGCTGGTTGGGACATCCTATTACCGATTGAGGCAAACCGATTTTAATGGTCACTTTACACTTAGCGAAGTGGTTAAGCTATCCAATATTAAAAACGACTTTTTTATTTACAACAATGCAACAGGGTATATAAGCATAGTTACTGGCAGCCAAAAAATTTCTTCACTAGTTTTATTCGATATGAGTGGAATGGAAGTCAAAATAGATGTAAAAGCCCTTGCAGCTTCATACGAGTTAAATATATCATCCGTGCCCTCAGGAATTTATACGTTACGCTTAGTACTTGAAGATGGAAGCGTAGAATTTGCCAAACTTATTAATTTGTAA
- a CDS encoding sulfite exporter TauE/SafE family protein, with translation MEYADIAILIIPLIAAFVAGFVDSIAGGGGLIQLPALFFTFPQMPLQTTIGTNKFPNFLGTIIAAIQYNKLTTIYKKNLLAALLLCFTGALLGTYFLQKANAAIFKPVLFVVLIIIAITIYFKKEFGLKKISVTPLMQKIYLPLTFAVGFYDGLIGPGTGIFLILICVYCCGHDLLQASATAKTLNLSSNFASILLFVFHNQITWKIAIPMTACNIAGAYWGSKMSVLRGNKFIRQILFLVIVLVIARFGYDVFKSYF, from the coding sequence ATGGAATACGCAGATATCGCTATACTCATTATTCCGCTAATTGCTGCATTTGTTGCGGGCTTTGTTGATTCCATTGCCGGAGGTGGAGGGCTCATACAACTACCAGCCTTGTTTTTTACGTTTCCACAAATGCCCTTACAAACTACTATTGGCACTAATAAATTTCCAAATTTTTTGGGAACCATCATTGCTGCAATACAATATAATAAGCTTACCACCATTTATAAGAAGAATTTGCTTGCGGCTTTACTCCTTTGCTTTACAGGCGCTTTGTTGGGTACTTATTTTCTTCAAAAAGCAAATGCAGCTATCTTTAAACCCGTGCTGTTTGTGGTACTGATAATAATTGCAATTACCATTTACTTTAAAAAAGAATTTGGATTAAAAAAAATATCAGTCACTCCGTTAATGCAAAAAATCTATCTGCCATTGACCTTTGCAGTAGGCTTTTACGATGGTTTAATAGGTCCGGGAACAGGAATTTTTCTAATTCTAATTTGCGTTTATTGCTGTGGCCATGATTTACTTCAGGCTTCTGCTACAGCTAAAACGTTAAACTTATCATCAAATTTTGCAAGCATCCTCCTGTTCGTATTTCATAATCAAATAACATGGAAAATAGCAATTCCTATGACAGCCTGCAATATTGCAGGTGCCTACTGGGGAAGCAAGATGAGTGTGCTACGTGGAAATAAATTTATCAGGCAAATACTTTTTTTGGTAATCGTATTAGTTATTGCCCGCTTCGGGTACGATGTTTTTAAATCATACTTTTAG
- a CDS encoding T9SS type A sorting domain-containing protein, translating to MGGHVPYGIYDFINTRNNAALQQLQLNNISPMFSDTRILPLSPHGSDSIEIRTWVEDEDNALQVNLFFKVNWNGLFVPAPMYDDGQHGDENAGDGIYGLVLPPQNVTDTIYYYIESTDVLMATGREPRSGYNKIIVTNLPALYLNEWCAENTNVVQDNTGDYDDYFEIFNNGSLQHTHTIYASDDFSNLNKWNLGDTLIESNKFLLCWADDEKKEGVNHASFKLNAAGEQIILSEFNGKTYNLLDSVSFGNMPANQSLGYYPDGTLPVVVQPINTPGYSNLSAQAIKNNAMLKVVIFPNPTQGQLSILTNTSKPATCIIQNSLGQNLINTQFNNSLSINLSNYENGIYFVRIIIESSTYKQKLLLMKR from the coding sequence TTGGGCGGCCATGTACCCTATGGCATTTATGATTTTATAAATACCCGAAACAACGCTGCGTTGCAACAATTGCAACTAAATAATATATCACCCATGTTTAGTGATACCCGGATTTTACCGCTTTCGCCACATGGCAGCGACTCCATCGAAATAAGAACTTGGGTAGAGGATGAAGACAATGCTCTTCAGGTAAATTTGTTTTTTAAAGTAAACTGGAATGGTCTATTTGTGCCAGCACCCATGTACGATGATGGACAGCATGGGGATGAAAATGCAGGCGATGGCATCTATGGATTGGTATTACCGCCCCAAAATGTAACTGACACTATATACTATTATATAGAAAGCACTGACGTGCTTATGGCTACTGGCAGGGAGCCACGTAGCGGTTATAATAAGATAATCGTTACCAATCTTCCCGCCTTGTATCTAAATGAATGGTGTGCAGAAAACACAAACGTTGTTCAAGACAACACCGGTGATTATGATGACTATTTTGAAATTTTTAATAATGGTTCTTTGCAACATACACACACCATTTATGCGAGCGATGACTTTTCAAATCTGAACAAATGGAATCTTGGTGACACTTTGATTGAATCGAACAAATTTTTATTATGCTGGGCCGATGATGAAAAAAAAGAAGGAGTAAATCATGCTTCATTCAAATTAAATGCTGCAGGCGAACAAATAATATTAAGCGAATTTAATGGCAAGACCTATAACCTACTTGATTCTGTTTCGTTTGGCAACATGCCCGCAAATCAAAGTCTTGGCTATTATCCCGATGGCACGTTGCCTGTTGTGGTGCAACCTATAAATACTCCGGGTTACTCAAATTTATCAGCCCAAGCTATAAAAAACAATGCAATGCTAAAGGTTGTAATTTTTCCGAACCCCACGCAGGGACAACTTAGCATACTAACTAATACATCAAAACCTGCTACTTGTATTATTCAAAATTCGCTCGGTCAGAATTTGATTAACACACAATTCAATAATTCACTCTCCATCAATTTAAGCAACTATGAAAACGGTATTTATTTCGTAAGAATTATTATCGAATCAAGCACATATAAGCAAAAATTGCTTTTGATGAAAAGGTAA
- a CDS encoding CotH kinase family protein: protein MNAHRFLLLLASTFLWSDIMGQPNYPPFSKLYNQQLVPRIDIIMDNDSLIAMLANTFSEYEYPATFIFNDGIYNDSITLVGIRLRGNTSQNAAKKSFKISFNTFVSGRKYDGVEKLNLNGEHNDPSIIRAHLYWHTAAAARIPAPRSNHIELYINGNYRGLYLNVEHLDEEFIQSRYIFNYGNIYKCLYPANLNYININPNSYKLQFGGRRVYELKNNLAKDNYEGLAKFISTLNSNLLPYHRDSLEELFNVNGFLRCYALDILTSNWDNYGGNNNNYYLYENPHTGKIDFMPYDTDNTYGIDWFGIDWGVRDIYNWHTDANNRPLVTKLLAYQDYRDRFSFLMNKLIQQQTAQTILQPFIDSTKNRIAPYVTNDPTTRSTMVLHLPILQTRIHKVWAAMYPMAFMIL, encoded by the coding sequence ATGAATGCTCATAGGTTTTTACTTTTATTGGCTAGCACTTTTCTATGGTCAGACATAATGGGGCAGCCTAATTACCCTCCATTCTCTAAACTTTACAACCAACAGTTAGTGCCGCGTATCGATATTATAATGGATAATGACTCGCTAATAGCTATGCTTGCAAACACATTTAGTGAATATGAATATCCGGCTACTTTTATTTTTAATGATGGCATATATAATGATTCGATTACCCTTGTTGGAATTCGATTACGTGGGAACACTTCGCAAAATGCTGCAAAAAAATCGTTCAAAATATCCTTCAATACCTTTGTAAGTGGACGCAAATATGACGGTGTAGAAAAACTAAATTTAAATGGAGAACATAATGACCCAAGCATAATACGCGCGCACTTATATTGGCACACGGCTGCAGCTGCAAGAATTCCGGCACCACGTAGTAATCACATCGAGCTGTATATAAATGGCAACTACCGCGGGTTATATCTTAATGTTGAACACCTGGATGAAGAGTTTATTCAATCGCGCTATATTTTTAATTATGGCAACATCTACAAATGTCTTTACCCTGCAAACCTCAATTATATTAATATTAACCCTAACTCTTATAAACTTCAATTTGGAGGCCGAAGAGTGTATGAGTTAAAAAACAATCTTGCAAAGGACAATTATGAGGGGCTTGCAAAATTTATTAGCACACTCAATTCAAACCTGTTGCCTTATCATCGCGATTCGCTCGAAGAATTATTTAATGTAAACGGATTTCTCCGCTGTTATGCGCTGGATATTCTGACCAGCAACTGGGACAACTATGGTGGCAATAACAACAACTACTATCTATATGAAAATCCACATACAGGTAAAATAGATTTTATGCCTTATGATACCGACAATACTTATGGCATTGATTGGTTTGGCATTGATTGGGGTGTACGAGATATTTACAACTGGCACACCGATGCAAACAATCGCCCATTGGTAACTAAGCTACTTGCATATCAGGATTACCGCGATCGGTTTTCGTTTCTGATGAACAAGCTCATTCAACAACAAACAGCGCAAACGATTTTGCAACCATTTATTGATAGCACTAAAAACAGAATTGCACCTTATGTAACTAATGACCCTACTACCCGCTCGACTATGGTTTTACACCTACCGATTTTACAAACTCGTATACACAAGGTTTGGGCGGCCATGTACCCTATGGCATTTATGATTTTATAA
- a CDS encoding PAS domain S-box protein, with amino-acid sequence MNKFLFACACALACTLVTEQASGQNMATSTYGISSGLPSNHILKVFQDSHGRLWLGTMNGLAYNDGNGFHMYRQHALLSNNPVAAIIEDRNQNLWFGTTRQGLCRLTGNKISVFNTDNGLSSDNITSLATDKNGHIWIGCDEGLNKFDGNKFSTFTQTNGLPSNNILSLCYDTLKNRLLIGTSNGLVYLESGIIKKLNQELLDTVAITSFLAEKDKITFGSNGRIYRMDGNRFEIIYNEETEQSDIERKPASSIIRGNDGALWATFNGYGLIRFQAGMRKNYSTANGLPSNYALSMCNDREGNIWVATQNGLAKLRHNIFNIITTTQGLTSNKILATYKATDTSIYAISYSGGIMEVSDNATKVLLAENSIKSSPWCAMADSSKYIYIGATNGVSRFDLNTGQIDFPFAGISRNVVHAIAKDHDNDLYFATDKGVFIQQKDTLKNINFKSGLNENKTRKLFCDSKGTIWIGTMRGLYFLENRQAINFNKKLNLNTGPISGINETKDGKLLISTFDFGLYIYDLTNSSTPIQHLRNLDGLSSNHINFAMGDNENNIWLCTNMGIDKLSKKASDTEYRIESFNRSTGYEGFESNYACETNNGKIWFATDNGIMLYRKGMTATPVHEPILYIEKMDLFLMDFDWEANGFALNEQSEIPKNPNLKYDQNHVSFTFKAVYFTSPDDIQYQYQLQGLDKDWLPLTRINLAYYPNLPPGDYVFMVRATTNGRTFTEPQTVAFCIVHPWWQAAWAYAIYAGIIGGLVYMLYWWRTRSLLNAKRQLARVVQDRTRELKKSNAELEKLSLVAKETENAVLIFDEDLNLEYANQGFTHLTGFLPEEIIQLRGANIKQLTYNENIESILREAIDGQKSVVYESRIRHKEGRMVWASTTLTPIFDHNTHTELQKVVVIDTDITERKTMEDRLKENIKERDLLLREIHHRVKNNLQIIISLFNLQSYYVQDENSSKVLQDGQHRIKSMALIHEKFYQSEGLSKIDFKDYIQRLADNLSITFNALTPKPKITISGDNSALDIDTAVPCGLILNEVLSNCFNHAFNSNSINPEIQISFNQISPSKYSLEVNDNGIGLPPSFSIETSESLGMQLIQALCEQLEGKIELESANGTSFKIDFSKVN; translated from the coding sequence TTGAATAAGTTTTTATTTGCATGTGCATGCGCACTAGCATGTACACTTGTTACAGAGCAAGCGAGTGGCCAAAATATGGCCACATCCACCTATGGTATAAGTAGTGGGTTGCCAAGCAATCATATACTTAAGGTATTTCAAGATTCACATGGTAGGCTGTGGCTAGGCACTATGAATGGACTGGCCTATAATGATGGCAACGGTTTTCACATGTACCGGCAACATGCGCTACTATCTAACAATCCGGTAGCAGCAATAATAGAAGACAGGAACCAAAACCTTTGGTTTGGCACCACCCGTCAGGGTTTATGCAGGTTAACCGGAAATAAGATTTCTGTATTTAATACTGACAATGGCCTTAGCAGTGATAATATCACTAGCCTGGCAACTGACAAGAATGGGCATATCTGGATTGGTTGCGATGAAGGATTAAATAAATTCGATGGCAATAAATTTTCAACATTTACTCAAACCAATGGATTACCATCTAATAACATTTTATCGCTGTGCTACGATACATTAAAGAATCGTCTTCTAATAGGCACTTCCAATGGCTTGGTTTATCTGGAATCAGGAATTATCAAAAAGTTGAATCAGGAGCTATTAGATACTGTTGCAATTACTTCCTTTTTAGCCGAAAAAGATAAAATAACCTTTGGCAGCAACGGCAGAATTTACAGAATGGATGGCAACAGATTCGAAATTATTTACAATGAAGAAACGGAGCAATCCGATATAGAACGCAAACCGGCAAGCAGCATAATAAGAGGAAATGATGGAGCCCTTTGGGCTACATTTAATGGTTATGGATTAATACGGTTTCAGGCAGGCATGCGAAAAAATTATTCCACTGCAAATGGCTTGCCCAGCAATTATGCTCTATCCATGTGTAATGATCGTGAAGGAAATATATGGGTGGCTACACAGAACGGACTTGCAAAACTGCGCCATAACATCTTCAACATCATCACCACCACACAAGGGCTTACATCAAACAAGATTTTGGCAACCTATAAAGCTACCGATACAAGCATCTATGCTATCAGCTACAGCGGTGGAATTATGGAGGTAAGCGACAACGCAACAAAAGTGCTACTTGCCGAAAACAGTATTAAAAGCTCGCCATGGTGTGCCATGGCCGACAGCAGCAAATACATATACATTGGAGCTACCAATGGAGTATCCAGGTTTGATTTGAACACCGGCCAAATTGATTTTCCATTTGCAGGCATTTCGAGAAATGTGGTACATGCTATAGCAAAAGACCATGATAACGATTTGTACTTTGCTACAGATAAAGGAGTATTTATACAACAAAAAGACACATTAAAAAATATAAATTTTAAATCAGGGTTAAACGAAAATAAAACCCGAAAATTATTTTGCGACAGCAAGGGCACTATTTGGATTGGTACCATGCGGGGACTTTATTTTCTTGAAAACCGACAAGCCATAAACTTTAATAAGAAACTGAATCTGAATACAGGTCCCATCTCAGGTATAAATGAAACAAAAGATGGCAAATTGCTTATATCAACTTTTGATTTTGGCTTATACATTTATGATTTAACCAACTCGTCCACGCCAATACAGCACCTTAGAAATCTTGATGGTCTTAGCAGCAATCATATCAATTTTGCTATGGGCGACAACGAAAACAATATCTGGTTGTGCACCAACATGGGCATTGACAAATTATCAAAAAAAGCTTCGGATACAGAATATAGAATAGAATCATTTAACCGGAGCACAGGTTACGAAGGCTTTGAGAGTAACTACGCATGCGAAACCAACAATGGCAAAATATGGTTTGCAACCGACAATGGTATTATGCTCTATCGCAAAGGAATGACCGCAACACCTGTGCACGAGCCTATTTTATATATTGAAAAAATGGATCTTTTCCTAATGGATTTTGATTGGGAAGCAAATGGTTTTGCCTTGAACGAACAATCAGAAATTCCGAAAAATCCAAACCTAAAATACGATCAAAATCATGTAAGTTTTACATTTAAAGCAGTGTACTTTACCTCTCCTGACGATATACAGTATCAGTATCAACTGCAAGGACTTGATAAAGACTGGCTTCCGCTAACAAGAATTAATCTGGCATATTATCCTAACCTACCTCCGGGCGACTATGTATTTATGGTGCGCGCTACCACCAATGGCCGTACCTTTACCGAGCCACAAACGGTGGCCTTTTGCATTGTGCACCCATGGTGGCAAGCAGCTTGGGCATATGCGATTTATGCTGGCATTATTGGCGGCCTGGTGTACATGCTTTACTGGTGGCGAACACGAAGTTTGCTAAATGCCAAAAGGCAGCTTGCCCGAGTAGTTCAAGACCGAACTCGTGAATTGAAAAAATCAAATGCAGAACTTGAAAAACTTAGCCTTGTGGCTAAGGAAACTGAAAATGCCGTTTTAATATTTGACGAAGACCTTAACCTTGAATATGCCAATCAAGGATTTACACATCTCACCGGATTTTTGCCTGAAGAAATCATACAATTACGTGGTGCTAACATTAAACAACTTACCTATAATGAGAATATTGAGTCCATTTTAAGAGAAGCTATAGATGGCCAAAAATCGGTGGTTTATGAATCGCGCATCAGGCATAAAGAAGGAAGAATGGTTTGGGCCAGCACTACGCTTACACCAATCTTCGACCACAATACACATACCGAGTTACAAAAGGTAGTAGTAATTGATACAGATATAACCGAGCGCAAAACAATGGAAGACCGCTTAAAAGAAAATATAAAAGAAAGGGATCTTTTATTGCGCGAAATACATCACCGGGTAAAAAATAATCTTCAGATTATTATCAGCTTATTCAACCTGCAAAGCTACTATGTACAAGATGAAAACTCATCTAAAGTGTTGCAGGATGGACAACACCGCATAAAGTCGATGGCGCTAATTCATGAAAAGTTTTACCAAAGCGAAGGCTTATCTAAAATTGATTTTAAGGATTATATACAACGTCTTGCCGATAATTTATCTATCACATTTAATGCGCTTACTCCAAAACCAAAAATAACCATCAGTGGAGATAATAGCGCGTTGGATATTGATACAGCAGTGCCATGTGGGCTCATATTGAACGAAGTTCTTTCCAACTGTTTTAACCATGCCTTTAACAGCAATAGCATCAACCCCGAAATACAAATTAGTTTTAATCAAATCAGTCCAAGTAAATATAGCCTCGAAGTTAATGACAATGGAATAGGACTTCCCCCTTCTTTCTCGATAGAAACCAGTGAATCATTAGGTATGCAGCTTATTCAAGCCTTGTGCGAACAACTTGAAGGTAAAATCGAATTAGAATCGGCTAATGGAACTTCGTTTAAGATTGATTTTTCGAAAGTTAATTAA
- a CDS encoding EamA family transporter → MYIHIAIFLWGFTGIFGKLITLDYGQLVWYRMLLSSMGIAAYIWFTKKSFSVSKKDFLKLSGIGSIIALHWVLFYAAIKFSNASVTLSVFASLSLFTALLEPLMTEKKFSLVEIILGAIIIFGIWLITKAQEMFLTGIIVALISTFLAALFSVLNKKIIPHIHPETATFYELSGGFLFLCVLLPFYLFAGNFVLQIPESMDIFYLFLLAIFCTTIAFTLSMYALQHLSVYIINLSLNLEPVYTIILAIFILKENKELNAEFYLGAALILVTVFVYSIYQYRARKYAK, encoded by the coding sequence TTGTACATTCACATTGCAATTTTCCTTTGGGGTTTTACAGGTATATTCGGTAAACTCATAACGCTTGATTATGGACAATTGGTGTGGTATCGCATGCTGCTAAGCAGCATGGGGATAGCCGCCTATATCTGGTTTACGAAGAAAAGTTTTTCGGTATCAAAAAAAGACTTTCTAAAACTAAGCGGCATTGGCAGCATTATAGCCTTGCACTGGGTTTTGTTTTATGCCGCCATAAAATTTTCGAATGCATCTGTAACGTTAAGCGTGTTTGCAAGCTTAAGTTTGTTTACAGCACTGCTTGAGCCTCTTATGACTGAAAAAAAATTCTCTTTGGTTGAAATCATACTAGGGGCCATTATTATTTTTGGAATATGGCTCATCACCAAGGCCCAGGAAATGTTTTTGACAGGAATCATAGTGGCACTTATAAGCACTTTTCTTGCTGCGCTTTTCAGCGTGCTTAATAAAAAAATCATCCCCCATATTCATCCTGAAACTGCCACCTTTTACGAGCTAAGCGGAGGCTTTTTGTTCCTATGCGTGCTCCTGCCATTTTACTTATTTGCGGGCAACTTTGTGCTTCAAATACCTGAAAGTATGGATATTTTTTACCTCTTCTTACTTGCCATTTTCTGCACGACCATTGCGTTTACACTATCTATGTATGCACTTCAGCATTTAAGCGTTTACATTATAAATCTGAGTTTAAATCTGGAACCGGTATATACCATCATACTTGCTATTTTTATATTGAAAGAAAACAAGGAGTTAAATGCAGAATTTTATCTTGGGGCTGCCTTAATACTTGTTACTGTCTTTGTCTATAGCATCTACCAGTATCGAGCAAGAAAATATGCGAAATAG
- the maf gene encoding septum formation protein Maf, producing the protein MLIEKLKNYKIILGSQSPRRKEILASMHIPFSVLVREIDETIDDNIPANEAAEVIARKKMAAFTDLFLPDHVIITADTVVCLNNTLIGKPNGKPHALEILKSLSGNMHLVYTGVCIRCGNHEISFTDISSVYFKPLTESEINFYIDTCKPFDKAGAYGVQDWIGSVAIEKIIGSYHNIMGLPSCRVYDALKQITV; encoded by the coding sequence ATGTTGATTGAAAAATTAAAGAATTACAAAATAATCCTGGGCTCACAATCGCCCCGCAGAAAGGAAATACTAGCATCCATGCATATTCCCTTTTCGGTATTGGTAAGGGAAATTGATGAAACGATTGATGATAACATTCCTGCAAACGAAGCAGCCGAAGTTATTGCACGTAAAAAAATGGCCGCCTTTACTGATTTATTCTTACCCGATCACGTCATAATAACAGCTGATACGGTAGTTTGTCTTAACAATACCCTTATTGGTAAACCCAATGGTAAACCTCATGCATTAGAAATATTGAAAAGCCTTTCAGGCAACATGCATCTTGTTTATACCGGAGTTTGTATACGCTGTGGCAACCACGAAATTTCGTTTACAGATATCAGTAGTGTTTACTTTAAACCATTGACCGAAAGCGAAATTAATTTTTATATCGATACCTGTAAACCTTTTGATAAAGCCGGTGCATATGGTGTACAAGATTGGATTGGCAGTGTAGCTATAGAAAAAATTATTGGCAGTTATCATAACATAATGGGGCTACCTTCGTGCAGGGTGTATGATGCGCTTAAGCAAATTACTGTATGA
- a CDS encoding UbiA family prenyltransferase, producing the protein MIYFLRLIRYKNVLMAGIAQLLVQYFLINPFLSAHQLPATATWIVICYVLSCACMGAAANVINDITDVACDNINHPSKVIINKHISEDRAFNFYLTLTATAIIIGSIPAVVYRYYGIMIMLLIIALLLYAYSYRLKGIPLLGNLVVSSVIALSIFIPMLYNLNTLLISDLMTTIGIFTLFAFLITLVREIVKCCEDYEGDNAAKINTIAVAYGLVAVRWLSLVLLLCVLGLIVYIIYLQIKLGINTKSDFINVGYEILFLIIPILLVCIKLIKAVSASHYKFPAVWLKYIMLAGLGAIVVFYFTGK; encoded by the coding sequence ATGATCTACTTTCTCAGGCTTATACGCTACAAGAATGTATTAATGGCCGGCATAGCACAATTGCTGGTGCAATATTTTCTTATTAATCCATTCTTAAGCGCACATCAATTACCCGCTACTGCCACATGGATAGTGATTTGCTATGTGCTCTCTTGTGCATGCATGGGTGCAGCAGCCAATGTAATAAACGATATAACAGATGTAGCGTGCGACAACATTAATCATCCATCTAAAGTTATCATTAACAAACACATATCTGAAGACCGTGCTTTTAATTTTTATCTTACCCTAACAGCTACCGCAATCATTATTGGAAGCATACCGGCTGTGGTATACAGGTATTATGGCATCATGATTATGTTATTAATTATTGCTTTGTTGTTATACGCGTATTCATACCGATTAAAAGGAATTCCATTGCTAGGCAATTTAGTTGTTTCATCGGTTATTGCTCTTAGCATTTTTATACCAATGCTTTATAATCTGAATACCTTGTTGATAAGCGACCTGATGACTACCATAGGTATATTTACCTTATTTGCATTTCTGATTACACTAGTCCGAGAAATCGTAAAATGTTGCGAAGACTATGAGGGTGATAATGCAGCAAAAATAAACACCATTGCAGTTGCTTATGGATTAGTTGCTGTGCGCTGGCTGTCTTTGGTTTTATTACTCTGTGTATTGGGACTTATTGTGTATATCATATACTTACAAATAAAATTGGGCATCAACACTAAATCAGACTTTATTAATGTTGGTTATGAAATTTTGTTTTTAATAATTCCAATCCTGTTAGTTTGTATAAAACTAATAAAAGCGGTTTCGGCAAGCCATTATAAATTTCCTGCTGTATGGCTTAAGTACATTATGCTTGCAGGATTAGGGGCAATTGTTGTTTTTTATTTTACAGGAAAATAA